attgttttctaaaatattatcaataactAAAAACAATCCTGTAAAACGTTTatcataaatgtaaaatataatatttatatatttaaaaatatttatttattatataaaatatgttaaaattatatttgaggaTATCTATCATAATACAGCAAGCTGCTGTCAGATGTTAGTTTGGTATGAACATGCAAAAAAATTGGGAACGTGATCTAATAAGTGTTCAACACTTTGACCCTATCATGTAGTGGTCTCAAACTCAGAGAGTCACTGATCCAATTCGTTTTAATTTGTTAAGTACGTGTACTGTACTCTATGGTTCAGTTTTGGGGTGGAGTTAAGGAGATGTCCGAAGCGAGGCACTGCAAAATCGCCATGCTTGTGGACTTCGCCGGTACCAACCATACCGTTTGAATACACACGCTGTGAAAGTTTGTGAAACgggttaaataataaataccaCCTTTATTCATTTATAATCAAAGTTTAATGATTAGTATTTAAATGAGAGTATAACTGCATAAGGATTAAGTTACATCAAGTATCTTAGCACTGGCCAATTCGAACATCTCCAACACAAATTTCCTTATTTTAAGATTAGttgctaagattttttttaccatttaggttgcttaaaattaaattttattatttttatagacaataattatttatgattaaaaatatattttcttgtcttaattaaaataattaaactaaatttttttattaatacaaaaataattatgtatatatatataaaaggaaaacaactTATGGAGTTTAACACACGATATAATGCTTGTTCTGATATCGAGTTACTTAAACTTATCAATAGAAATCGGACAATGTTTTGCTTACTATCTAATATTTCACaaagatgaaattaaagaattaaaaaataatatttaattaaactttGGATGGCtaatggattcattccatttAATGGAATGCTAGATGTTGAAAATGTTGGCGATCATGTGTGGAATGAAGTAAATTGGAGATCATTTTTTCAGGATCTTAAAACAAATGAATTTGTCAAAGTTACAAGTTTTATGATGCATGATCTTGTTCATGATATTTGATAATTGTGGTGCATATgttcatttaaattataaataacattacaaTTATCTATTTTACCTGAATTTTTGCTTTAGTTTAGTCTCAATTTAATTAGGAAATAGAGTTTTATAAAATCTTAgacgataaaaaatatttaatccttTTCTCTTAGTTTCTATTCTTTTGTCAAAGTTTTGGAGTATCGAAGATGTCATTCAGGATATCTTGCCCAAAAAGAGTAATTGTGCATACTAAAACTTGTTTTATGATTTGATTAtccaagtttcaattttttatttttattgtcattaaaaaatgattgaaaactaAGTTTTGAATAAAGCATCTTATGAATGTCTCATCTAGAGATGAGGGAATGATTTGTTAGGATCATTAGTGATCAATCATACAAACATGTAGATTTAAATGTGggaaatgaattaattaattcaacctaagcttataataaataacataatgcaTAGAAAAATGTTCCTGtacatttaaaacaattaagagAGGTTAAtgtaaaaggataaaaaaaatgacaaaaaaaatgacaaatgctAGCGGCACTCCCACTCTCTATCTAATATCATTTTGACCTCTCTTCACGTTGTTAGAGTTTATTGGAAATAACTGGTAAATAGAGCTtctcatttaatataattatataagacctgaaaaataattaatttatatatttgttcacaaattttaaaatgttgtgtCGGTGATCATAAAAAAAGGAGGAAATCAAGGAAAAAGTTGCAAGTGTATAAATATTGGATACAATATAATGTGATACCGAAGAAGGGTATCACAAAactggtttcctggcagttacAAAAATATGCTGTTTCAGTTTTGTTAATGGTCCCTTCACAACCAATTCATCAAACGTATACATAATAACATAACATACTCAATTCTTGGATTCACACAAATTCAACCTTTTTGCGTGCATGCAagtaaaaggtaaaaaatagatatgaacaggaaaaggaaaagagtctCTGGCATGGCATGCGTGCATATGCATTCAAAGATGAGTGTTATCTTTATTTCGGGATCACTAAGTTTACATTCATATGTGTAATTAATTTCAGTGGCAGATTCAGGAATACAAGTTTATAGTCCCCCCGCCCCCCACCTTCTTTTTGTGGTGTTTTGAAGATCTTCCTGAATAAAAGTTAATGCAATCGCTTTCCGTTACTTTGCCTGTTCTATGCATTGGTTGCCTCTCATAAAGTTGGGTAGTGACGCGTTACGTATAAAGCAGTATTTGAAGTTGAAAATATTTGAGCACTGGTTGCAACAGTTCTTTGATGTTTTGCTTACTATTAGTTTCAATTCACTAACAACTTGAACATgctttaatattcaaatttaaagtaCTAATCATGAATTTGGCTTTATATACAgtgtatttatgaaaatatacaCAATCAATGGAGAATTTGTTTATCTGTAAGTACATTGATTTACATTCAGTTTGTCCCTAATGAAAACATTAATTGATCAATCCATCAAGGGAACTCTTGTTTCACTATGTGTAGCTAATTGCAAAAAAACTTTCTATGCAAAACAAAGTAAACTATACATGATATTTTCTCAACAATCtgaatgacaaaataaaaattataatgatgcTTTTCATCACGTGCATACTCATCCATTTAATTTCTCCAAATTTGTTTTGTTAGTTTCATTGTTGCAATCTGGTAAATTTGTATAGTAATTATTGTCTAATTGCCTAAtaactattaaatatattttaggttGGAGGAAAAGCCTCCAAGGGTGGAAGTTGGTGTCTCTGAAGAAGAATTTGATGCTAGTGATGCTTGATATATAAAAAGATCAAATAAAATGGGTGCACCAAAAGCTTCAAGATGTGgaagaagaacaacaacaatgaCTGGTAAAAGTTCAATTACTCAGCGGACAGTGAGACATGGCTCACGCAAACCGAGAAAATTTGATTTAGCTGATCTAGAATGGACCAATACGATTCCCGAGTGTCCAACATACCACCCATCAGAGCATGAGTTTGAGCATCCTTTAGTTTATCTGCAGAAGATTGCACCTGAGGCTTCTGAATATGGTATTTGATAACTggttatagattttttttcttttaattacatGTAGTGCATCACTGTGTTGATGAGTAAAGGGATTCATCTGTCATTAAAATGTTTATACCAAGAATTCCCTTTGTATAAGAAATTGATGCAGAATATTGGTATGGTTTGTAAATAAGTTGGCATTTTTGCCATACAATGTACAATTGCTATAATGACATTTGATTATTCAGATGCTGATCAGTATAATCACTTTTATCTGGCAAATACAAATGCCGGGACTACTTTAGAAGTGAAGGAGGGGGGAAATGAGGGAAATTAGATGGAGAAAGAATTGCAGCACTCATTCATGTCTGATTTTCTTACATCCATTTTGTTTGTCCTCCTAAGCGTACTAGGGATGCTACTTAGTGTCTCTTCCAATTCTCCATGTACTTTCCTTTGGTCTTCTTTCTCAAAGTGTCCAAATCACAAATTAGAAGAAGGATTTATTTTAAACCAGAATAATTTGTTCAAACAGGAAAGAATTATCTACAATAGAACAAGTACTTACTGCATTTTTCTGtcttttttttacatgtatTCTAATAGTTTCATCCTCATATTTCAGGTATATGCAAAATTGTTTCTCCAATTGCAGCCTCTAACCCAGCTGCTTTTGTcttaatgaaagagaaaaaagatttcaaatttgaagCAAATGTACAGCCTCTTCGTCTTTCTAAATGGATTGATGAAAAGGATATAATATCCTTCTCTCTGAGAGGCAGGTAAAACAATATCACGCTTTTAAGATTTTGTGCTacttaatttatgtaaaataaaatgatttttggtTGTCATTATTTCAACTAGAAAATATACATACCATGAATTTGAGGCTCTTGCAAACAAGGCTTTTTTCAGTAGATTTCATAGTTCAGGAGGTCTTCCTTCTTCATATGCGGAAAAGGAGTTCTGGCATGAGATGGGCTCTGGAGAGAGGGAAACAGTTGAGTATGGAGTCAATGTTGAATGTAGTGCCTTTTCATGTGATCATAATGACAGACTTGGAACAAGCAAATGGAACTTGAAGTGTTTTTTTCAGACTTTATGCTGACTTCATTTCTTCTTAGTGTTTTCTTTTAACAACGGCACTCCGGCAACTGATTATTGGTTGCCATACATTGCTTCTAAAAATGTAGAGTCTGCTATTAGAAGTTAATATATTGATTGTTATTTGCAGCAACATTCATTCATGCATGTATTTATTGTTTCATTAATATATTGCATTTGATTTCAGAATTTCTCACGGCTGCCACCATCCCTGTTACGTTTAGTCGACAGGGAAATTCCCGTAAGCAAGCAATTTTTGAAACCTAAGAAGAATTCAAAAGTTACAATTTTTACTTTCTAATTCCgatgcaaaattttagggaATAACTGATCCTATGCTTTACATTGGGATGCTGTTCAGTATGTTTGCATGGCATGTAGAAGATCATTATTTGTACAGGTATATCTAAGAACAATCTGCTTTTCCACTTCCTTAGCCATTGACCATTGTTAACTTTAAGTTGTCAGATCTTGATAtatatttgtgttttcttcacagcATAAATTATCATCACTCAGGTGCAAATAAAACTTGGTATGGCGTGCCTGGTTATGCAGCCTCTCAATTTGAAAAGACTGTCTTACAACATGTGTACTCTAATAAGATCTTAACAAAACATGGAGACGATGGAGCTTTCAAGTTTCTTGCACAGAAAACAACCATGTTCCCACCAAATGTCATGTTACAACATGATGTGGCAGTTTACAAAGCTGTGCAGAAGCCAGGAGAGTTTATCATCACCTTTCCTAGAGCATATCATGCTGGATTTAGTCATGGTAATCTATCATTCTCTGTTAATTGTGAATTTGACTACACGTGTACAGTGACATACAAAATCTAGTTTTAGATATGcattagagtttaattttcagGCATGGTCAGGGTAAGGATTTTTGTATTGTTAACCAATATCAGAAAACATTTGAAGTATAACCTTTAgagtaattataaaaatcaacaaacttatcaaacatgacaatttataataagataactttgtaaaaatcttTTATACTGTCAagacattctaattaaattctctcaattatttgattctttttgttgatCCTAGGTTTTAACTGTGGAGAAGCAGTAAACTTTGCTAATGGTGATTGGTTTCAACTTCGGGCTGCAGCTAGCAGGCGTTATGCACATCTCAGAAGGATGCCTTTAATTCCATATGAGGAACTTCTTTCTAAAGAGGCAATGCAGGTTTACAAGTCCTCAAGAGTCAGAAGTTCCAAGAAGAAGCCTGAAGACACAGCATCTTATCAAAGCTATTATACTGCCTTTCTTGCATCTTATGCAATCTTATAAGACCTCCCTCTTGCGACTGAACAGTTCAAGAAAGTTGCCGAGTTCTTCAAATACATCAGGTTCTCAGATATGCAGCCTTTGCCACAGGGATTGTTACGTAGCTTACGTGCTGTGCAAGTACTGCTTTTCTCATCCAATTTGTCTTTTCCATGGTATGACATGATTAATACATTCATTTTGagaattttcatttgaattgcTTCACTTATTGATAGGTGGACATGCTTTCAGTTAATATGTAGATGTTGACTTCAAGATGATTTGAGACTTGTTTATTTCCAATTTGTTAGCAACAAGATGAATTGGGACTTACTGACATATGCTTTTTGCCTCTGCTAATTACACCATGCAGACATTGCACCACAGACTTGTTTTTATGTGGGAGAGACTATactattttcaaaagaaatgaCATTTTCGCATTGGAAGAAGCAGCAAAATGTTTTCAACAGGGAAAAAATGTGTTGACAAATTCTCTCTATCAAGTATATTCTCCTTTAACAGAAATGATAGCAACAAAGATCCTGAGGTAAGTGAAATGTTAAACATGAAATTGGTAAAGGCATTTTGATGGTTTGACAATGACACTTCTAAATCTTAAGCATACCTTTCTTTGCTTGCATCACGTATGTAATGCATTATTTTACTTATCTTCAGGTTGCTTATTTAAAGGTTTctaatttatttccattttttgaaattaaaactgAAAGCAGAATAATCCTTGGCACAGAGAAAAAAGTGTAAGAGGAACTGCTAGTTCTCTTGGGGCAGCATCTAAACCGAAAACAAAAGTGGCTGACAGCATCAAGCACAGTGTTGAAAAGAATAAGTCAACAATGAAGCACTGGATGAACAATGGGCTTCCATGTGGGAAGGGTACCGAAAGGCCAGGAATCATTTATAACTTGAGAAAACGCAAATCAAAATTGCTTTAGTTGTAGCAGTAACTTCTATGGGCAATTTCTAACAATTgagtatgaaaaaataaaaataagatattaacCTTCTTTACTCAATTCACAGGATAGCCGCTAGTCAGATTGAGACAGATTTCTCCTAATTCATGTGTTgaacattatttattaaaagtatcTTACCCTAGATTAGTTTAgccttttcattcttttttatatagtaTTATTTCTGGAACTTGTTATGGGAAGGCACAATATGTCGAAAAGATTGTCTTTGTTCTCAAACATATTGTTAATGTAacttgtttaactttttttaaactcTTTTTTAGCATATAATGTTCATTGCTGTTAATGCGTCGAAAATATAACCAGCATTGAGGTTAACGTTACCAGCAATAACTTCAAAAATctccaattacaaattaaaatatttcttaagaATTAAGATATATTTTCGGTTCACAATAATGTTTCACTGTGGaggtttttcatatattttttaatcaacagGCTAGTTCGAAAATCAgtttactataagaaaattccATTTCATTTCACAGGTGTTATGGgagtaaacaatttttttttagccCCACATAATTTGTTCCATCaccttttccattttctttcacttcTTCCCAATTCATCCTAAACAAATATAGTGTAAATGAAACGGACAACTTTGCCAAATTATGTTCTACTGTAATACCCCCTTCTACTAAAACAAAGATGATAGATATTTACATTATGAGCTAAGGCTTTACAGTTTACATTCTTCAATAATCATTTATGTGCTAAGGCTTTACAGTTTACATTCTTCCATAACAATTCTCATACACTGCCGATGCATTTGTAATTCAGCACTGAAAAACAATGTTAAAACTAATATGCAACAACGGCTAACAAAAACTTTcctattttaaatctaaaaggcctaaaaagaaaacatgttcTGACAAAATGTACTAGTTCAGTCTCAATCCAATAGTCAGACGAACACTTAATTTAATGTAAGTAATCCCAGTCAATCTAATTCTAGTTTGGAAATTGTTTGaacatatcaattttttaaaaacaaacagCTGAGGCAACTTGATCCCAGGTGCTCAAATGCCAGTGGCCCTTTGCCTCAACTTGGCCTATCTTTCAGTCCCCAGATCATGGACTCTCTTCTAAATTATATAAAGAAGAGAACAgcatagaaagcaaaaaaaaagtcactGACCAAGAAGAAGCAACTGTAAGACCAAATTCATACCAATGAAACATATAGGTCCATAGAATGCCCAGCATCAGCAAGCGATAGGCATAGACTAGAGGGCAACATAAGAACAGATAACTCGCTTTTGTCACATAACAGGACAAGAAAGCTCATAAAACTAAAGTTTCTGATTGGTATTTCATCCACAAGAATCAGACAATGGATTCAACTTAATAGAGACCCCACTAAGGTTCTCACAAATCGGTTAGAAGGTACTATAACTACAACTAACAAAAATCATGGCTGCACTGCGGCTTTACAGGTTGAGATGAAATCATACCGAAAGTAAACAAAGTTAATAACAAATGTCTTAAATATAAGAAGATGCCACACCATTTTACAGAGTATAGCAATGTAACTGAACAAAGAAAATAGATTATTGTTACAAAGCTAACTTTTCTTCCTATGGTACTAGCTAGTTCAATCAATATATGAAAcacttcaaaataaaagttataatttgaaatggATGATCATCCTTAAATTATCATGGGGcattaaaatgaagaaaaaaaactgcaAGATTCCAAAGATGCATACTTGCATATCTGTTAATCCATATGAAAGTACAGTTGTATGCCACATCAGATGCACCAGAATCAATGTCCCAATAAGCTTGGGTCCCCTATATACTCTGCAATCTGTTCAAGTTTCACATTGAGCAGCTCATGGGTATCAGCATCCCTAACAATGGCAGTTTCCCGGTCAAAATCCCTCTCTGCCAGACTCCCGTAGACACCCTTGTATTTACCAGCCAACACAAGCACCGGTCCCCCACGTTTCGGTATCACTGTCTCGAGAACATCTTGTGACACTCCTTGAACAATCTCCCGGTTCTCATCCATAGAAATATCACAAGTAGTAGGCCCAACAACATCCAGAACCTCCCCCTTCTTCAAATACAACCGCCCCCCTTTCAAATCCCGGCTAATCACCCTAACACGAATGTGACTTGTAAGCCAGGAAACCTTCCTATGATCCACCACTCTCCTCTCCTCTTTCCTACCAACATCAACTCTCTTCTCCTTTCTCCTATTAAGATCCCCTCTCTTCTCCTCCACCTCATCCCTACCGCGCTTACTCTTTGACACTTTATCCTCCTCGCTCTGAGTCTTCAACTCCTTCAATTTCCTCAAACACCTCTCTTCCTCCTTAGAACCCAATTCAGCAACATCACCAACCTTCACCTTCACCTTCACCTTCTCTCCACTCCTTGAAAGCTCCAAAACAAGATAATCATCCCCAATCCTAGACACAACACTACCCTTCAACCCAGAATCTCTTCCCCCAACAATCCTAACaaccttctccttcttctccttcttcttgttGTCCTTCTCATTGTTGCTCAGAACGAGCGCGGCAGGAGCATCACCGACAAACCCTAATCCTTCCTTGGCAGTTCTCCGTTTGATCTCCACCACCTTCACGTCCTCCTTGGCGTTCCTCCCAATCCCCATTCCTTCCTTCCAGCCGTAGCCAGCGAGCAGTGCCGCGCCGTAACCCTCGACGGCGACATCCTTGAACTCCTCCATCCCCTGGTCCTCCGGCAGCCTCTCCAGATCGCTTTTCAGCTTCTGCAGCGCCGTGGCCTCCAGCGGAACTCGACGCCGTGGCGCGGCAGCATCACTGTCGTCTTTGTTGTTTCCTTCTGGATTATTGTCGGCACGGACGTTGAGGCCGTAGGAGATGTCGGATTCGGGTTGGTCCCCGTCGGTGTGGAGTTCGAAGGCGAGGGATTCGACGTCGGCGGCGGTGGGGAGGTGGAGATTCTTCATCTTCTTGAAGGGTTGCCATTGGTTTTGGATTGGGGGAATTAGGGTTTTGGGGACGGAGGTGGGAGCGGGTTTGGAAGGGTCGAATTCGGTGATGAGGTATTTGGTTCCGCCGGTGTCGTTTTGGGAGGTGGAATTGTCGTCGAAGGTGTTGGAGACGGCTTTGGGCTTCGAGTGGGGTTTGGATGATGGGACGGAGAAGGAGAGCTTCATGCTTTCAGTTCTTCTTTCAcgaatcaagaacaagaacaagaacatcAACTACTTCCCACCGAGACATCTGcagaaaaacacaaaagggaCAAATTTCACCCATCATCTATGGAAACTAAACTTTagtaactatttattttaattctttatcttctaaaattgatattttttatttttatcattagtttgtataattataatatttttaattcttatgatttatattttaattattttttatttttattataaaaaataattaattattaattattttttattataaattattttataataaattaattataaattacttattaatatttttatagttaataatattaatcatatattttaaataaaactttaagcAGAAAATCCCCCAACTCCATTTTCATACGAGTCTGTGAGACATGCTGATAAAACAATCCAAAgctttaaaatggttttttggTTGGCTCAGCTTGCACCTCCCGTATTGCTAGTTGGACTTCACTCATTAGCATCATAAAgctgtatttattttatttttttatttttttataaacaacgAGTTCCTAAAAATGTAACGAATACAACATGGAAGATAATGTAATAATACCACCATATACGTCCACAAGAAATACATTGAGTAAAAGATTAattatatctttaattaaattgatattgTCTTCCTAATTATTGAAGTCTATTGAGATCTATAACTGAAGTTTATTAAACTcgttttttatgaaatatttaaaaaataaaattgttatcagtttataatttattattaactgTGATTTGAGATCGGATGATTCACCAAGTTTTTAGAGCAATACAAGTTTAACATAAGGCAATCGATAACAACTTCATGTGATCAATTGCATTGTGTAGaaaaagtgtaaaaatttatttttattgaaatttaatcacggtaacattccatttttcgtaaataaattaaaaaaaatagttaaaaaatagagttttaaaaaatagagttttagaaaatggtgaagtttttataattaaataaataaaaaggatatatgtattaaaata
This region of Glycine max cultivar Williams 82 chromosome 7, Glycine_max_v4.0, whole genome shotgun sequence genomic DNA includes:
- the LOC100784983 gene encoding protein MOS2, whose protein sequence is MFLFLFLIRERRTESMKLSFSVPSSKPHSKPKAVSNTFDDNSTSQNDTGGTKYLITEFDPSKPAPTSVPKTLIPPIQNQWQPFKKMKNLHLPTAADVESLAFELHTDGDQPESDISYGLNVRADNNPEGNNKDDSDAAAPRRRVPLEATALQKLKSDLERLPEDQGMEEFKDVAVEGYGAALLAGYGWKEGMGIGRNAKEDVKVVEIKRRTAKEGLGFVGDAPAALVLSNNEKDNKKKEKKEKVVRIVGGRDSGLKGSVVSRIGDDYLVLELSRSGEKVKVKVKVGDVAELGSKEEERCLRKLKELKTQSEEDKVSKSKRGRDEVEEKRGDLNRRKEKRVDVGRKEERRVVDHRKVSWLTSHIRVRVISRDLKGGRLYLKKGEVLDVVGPTTCDISMDENREIVQGVSQDVLETVIPKRGGPVLVLAGKYKGVYGSLAERDFDRETAIVRDADTHELLNVKLEQIAEYIGDPSLLGH